The Ascidiaceihabitans donghaensis genome includes the window AAAGCGCAAGGCGCACTCAAGTCCCGATATCAGATGTCTTCGCCTTTTGGCCCCAAGGGTGCACCTTTGGCCACCAAAGCACGCTCTGACAGCCAAGGATTATTCTTTAACGCCGCCAGCATCTGCGTGCGGGCTTCTGGAATACGCCCAAGCTGCATCAAAGTCAGCGCCCGCCCCGATTGGGCCGCGACGTGGTTGGGGTTGATCGCCAAAGCAAGGTCCAAATCCTTGAGCGCACCCGCAAATGCGCCTTGCAGAAACTGGACATAAGCCCGTTGATTGAACCCTTCAGCATAGGTCGGGCAATAGGTCGCCAAGGTGTCGAACTCTTTGAAAGCGCCTACAAAATCATAGACATCGCGCTGGCGCATGCCGCGATCAAGCACTTCTTGGGCTTGCTCATTCGGCGCACGCAACCACACCTGCCACATGGAAGATGACACTTCGCGCCCTGCGGCCTCATCTGGTGCGGCACGCGCCTTTGCGATCAAACCGTTCAATTCTGCCGAATGATCCGCAGGATCAGGGCAATCTTGCGCCCATACCGGGCCCGCCATCAGTGCTAAAGCAAATAAAATACGCATGGCCCAAGGGTGGCTCAGCGCAAACAAAAATCAAGACACATCCGCGAGAACAGTTTCCTTGACCGCTTCCATCGCCACAAATGTCGATGTGGATGCCACGTGGGGCAACGATGAAATCGTGTCGCCCAAAAAGGCGCGATAGCTTGCCATATCGCGCGTGCGGATTTTCAACAAATAGTCAAAATTGCTTGCAATCATATGGGCTTGTTCAATTTCGGGGACCTTAGCGACAGCCGCGTTGAAGGCCCGCAATGCGGCCTCTTTGGTGTCGGTCAATTTGACTTCGACAAACGCCACATGGTCCAACCCCAATTTTATCGGATCCAACATCGCACGATATCCTAAAATCATGCCAGAGCTTTCCAGACGCCGCAGTCGTGCTTGGGTGGGTGATTTCGACAAACCAATGCGCCCGGCCAAGTCCGTAACGCTGATGCGCCCG containing:
- a CDS encoding Lrp/AsnC family transcriptional regulator, giving the protein MIFEQSGLDRFDASILEVLAEDGRISVTDLAGRIGLSKSPTQARLRRLESSGMILGYRAMLDPIKLGLDHVAFVEVKLTDTKEAALRAFNAAVAKVPEIEQAHMIASNFDYLLKIRTRDMASYRAFLGDTISSLPHVASTSTFVAMEAVKETVLADVS
- a CDS encoding tetratricopeptide repeat protein translates to MRILFALALMAGPVWAQDCPDPADHSAELNGLIAKARAAPDEAAGREVSSSMWQVWLRAPNEQAQEVLDRGMRQRDVYDFVGAFKEFDTLATYCPTYAEGFNQRAYVQFLQGAFAGALKDLDLALAINPNHVAAQSGRALTLMQLGRIPEARTQMLAALKNNPWLSERALVAKGAPLGPKGEDI